From the Paraflavitalea soli genome, the window GCTTCGGAAAAGTGTGCCCTGCTTATCCAGGAATGATCCGGGCGCAGAGCGACGTTTTTAATAGTACTGTCCTTGCAGGAGTCGCAGGCAGGTACATCGCCCAGACGGTTGATCCAGGCCAATAAGGAGTCACTTCTTTGTTGTTTGTCCCGGGTGGCCATCACTGCAGGAATGATGTCTGTTAATTCCTTATCCCAGTTAAACTTTCCCTGGGTCACAGCAGGGTGATGGTATTTCAGGAATCCCCACAACTTGCCCAGTACAAACAGATGGTCCACTTCCTGTTTGGAAAGCGGCGCCAGCAGGGTGCTGCTCTTTGTCGAATCAGGGATAGGCGTAGCGATGCTGGTACCCTGACCGAAAACACCCGTCACGATCAGTGTAAATAGGAGTACAAGTAAGTATGGCATGGTATGGAGCTTGACGTAAATAATAGGTTTTTGTTTGTTCATTTGACAAACCTATTACAGCCGGAAGGCAGGGAGAAAAACGTTACACCAACAGGCTTTTTCCCGGTACAAAACCGGTGAGGAGGGCGTAGGACATTGTTAAATAAACACTAAAGCCTGGGTTAGAATGTCTGCCCGGTATACAGCATTCAAAATAATTTTCCATTTTACAGGCTGATCGCTGCTACAGTACCCTCCCCTAATTGGAAAAAACTTATTTCACTTCAATATTTTCTATGCTACAAAACTACCTGAAGATAGCCTGGCGCAACCTGCTTAGGCACAAAAGTTTTTCCCTCATTAATATCCTGGGCCTCTCAACAGGCATAGCCGCCTGCACCATTATTTTCCTGTATGTACGGTATGAGCTAACGTACGATCGCCATAATACCCAGGTCGATCGCATAGCCAGGGTGGGTACTACGCTCCATTGCCCGGGATCGGATATGGAATTTGGCACCAGCCCCTATCCCCTGGCCGATGCCTTGAAGCGTGACTTTCCGGAAATAGCCGCTTCGGTGAGACTGGATCCGAACCCTTCAGTGATCAGTCACAATAATGAGTTATTCAGTGAATCAGACTTCTACCTTACGGACCAAAGCATCTTTTCTATCTTCTCCTATTCCTTTATAGAAGGTGATCCTGCCCATGCATTGCAACAGCCTAACAGTTTAGTACTCACGGAGCCCCTTGCCCAAAAGTATTTCGGGGACCCTGCTGCCGCGCTGGGCAAGACAATGATCTGCAATCAAAAACCGGTTACCGTTACCGGAGTCATCGCCAGCCCTCCTGCCAACTCAGATATCCTGGTCACTGGCTTGCTGTCGGCCGACTACTCCAACAAGAGGGCCTGGATGGAAGATTTCCCGGTATATACTTTTATCCTGTTCAACAGCCAACCAGACCTGGCCCGTTTTGAACGCAAGATGAAACCAATCGCTGATAAATATTGTCAACCCGAACTGGACAAAACAGCCGATAAGGGATATTCCGTAGGCTTTGTCCTGGAAGCGTTGGCCGATGTACATTTCAGTAAGGCTAAACTGATCGATACGCCCAAAGGCAACCGGCAATTCAGTTATATATTCTCGTTGCTGGCTGCGTTTATCCTCATCATTGCCTTACTCAATTATATCAACCTGTCCACAGCCCGGGCTACCGAGCGTGCCAAAGAAGTAGGGGTGAGAAAAGTAAACGGCGCAAGACCATTGCAGTTGATCCGCCAGTTCCTGTTTGAATCATTCCTGCTCATTGCTATTGCCTGGATCATTGCCTTCACCATCGTACTGTTGGCACTCCCTTATTTCAACACCCTGTTGAATGCGCAGCTTAGCCTTAGCTGGAGGGGAAGCACCCTCTTTATGGCCTGCATTTTTGTAGTGACCATCTTGCTGGCGGGCCTCTATCCGGCTTTTATCCAATCCCGGTTCCGGCCCGTGGAAATACTAAAAGGTAAATGGCGCTACAGCAGCAAAGGGATCTTTTTACGCAGAATGCTCACCACGGCACAATTTGTTATTACAGCAGCCCTGATCACTGGTACGGTAGTGATCTACAGCCAGATGAAGTATATAAATAATAAAGACACAGGCTATGTGAAAGAACAGGTCGCCTCTATTCATATATCCAATGATTCGCTGGCACAACGAGCCGCACCTTCCTTTATACAATCCTTGAAAGAATTACCTGCGGTGAAAGCCGTTTCTGCCGGTAGCGGCATCCATCCGGACGCCTTATCAATAGCTACCACATTTGCCGGATCGGGAAGTAAGAAAAGAGAAATAATGTGCAATTACTTTTTTATTGATAAAGAACTTTTGCCCTTGTTACAGATCCGCCTGAAGGAAGGAAGAAATATATCAGATAGTCTTAGCACGGATAAGACTGAGGCTTTCCTGGTGAATGAGGCCTTTGTAGAAAAAATGGGATGGACCTCGGCCCTGGGGCAATCCATGGAAGGATTTGGCCACAAAGGAAGGATAGTGGGCGTAGTAAGGAACTTTTATTACAAATCCCTGCACAATGTAATAGAACCTCTCATCATGGTGTACCATACGGACATTACGATGTCAATCACTATCAAAATACAGCCAAAGGACCTGCCTCTGGTAGCCACCGCCTGGAAGGCCCATTACCCGGCCACGCCATTTGATTATTCATTCCTGGATGAGAGCTACAAGGAACAATATGATAAGGACAGGCTCACCATGAAGTTGTTCTCGTACTTCACCATATTGGCCATCCTGATCTCCTGCCTGGGATTGTTGGGTCTCGTATCGTTGATGGCGGTGCAACGCACCAAAGAAATAGGTATCCGGAAAGTATTGGGGGCGTCGGTGCAGCAACTGATCTCCCTGCTCACCCGCGATTTTGTGAAACTGATCATCATTGCATCCCTCATCGCATTGCCCCTTGCCGGGATTGCTATGAGCCAATGGTTAACTTCTTATGCTTATCATATTTCTCTGACCTGGTGGATGTTCCTGCTACCTGTTGTGTTGATCCTGTTGATCGCACTGACTGTCATTGGACAGCAGGTAATAAGGGCAGCCCTGGCCAATCCAGTCACTGCCCTACGTGCTGAATAATTTACTTGTATACCTGTTTCTTCCAGGTTGCGTCTTTAATGCGCAATATGGAGATCGAATAAGGCTTTACACTGGTTTCAAAAGAAGGTTTTATCCCGGTGAGTGTTGTGCTTACAGGAATGTATTTTTCCGGCTGATCCAGTGAGTTTTCTGCCTGGGGTGCATCGGCCTGCAAGCTGATGAGCATGGCAGTAGGAGCCACGCCGGCTATGCCTTCCAGGTTGATATAGGTGGAATAACGGGTTTCAGAGCCATTGACCATCTTGACAATGATGTCTCCTGTTTTTTGGTCCCTTCCTGCAATGCTGAAAAACTTATTGGGTTCGCGGTAGGTGAAAAGCAGGTTGCCATCCAGGTAACATTCCACCTTATCGGTACCTACCTCAATAGTGATATCATACCAGCGGCCGGTTTGAATGGGTGCAGGCAATCTCTTTTGCGGCATCATGTCGGCCACAGAAAAACTATCCGACACTAATTCTACCACCGAATTGAGGTTTACATAAGAACCTATGTGCACGCGCATATGCTGTGCGCCATCTTTAACCGCAAAGGGAATAATGAAAGCATTGGTGCCGCCGGTTTTGCGTGCTTTGAGTTTGAGTGTATAAGTATCGAATGTTTTACCTGTGAGGATGTTCAGCCGTTGTGCCCCTTGTACGGTTTGGGCCAGTGCACTATCTTTTACCACCCACTTGCCCCGTATAGACTGCCATTCCTGGGGCCGGTTGATGAAATCGCTTTTGTATATAGTAGCGCCCCCTTTTATTACTTCAATATCCCGATACTCTGTTTGTGTATCCCAGGTAGCCAGCCCGATGCCTCCGGCAAACTGAGGAATTGGATTAGCTGATGGAGGCAGTGTAACGGTTGTTTGGAGGTTTTGATCTGCGCGGTGATCATTCATCATTTTGATGGCATAATAAGAGATGCGTCCAAAGCTGCGCCCGGCATCGAAGTTGATAAGGTTCACTGGCCAGTGCCGTGTATTGACATTTTCAAACAATGGTGCATAGCTCGACATTTTAACGAGGTCACCATTGCGTTCCATGCCCATGATGTATACGGCATCATTCAATGCAGCCAGCATATTACCGCTGCCTACCCCGGCGTTGGTAGCGTATTCGCCCACATACACGTCCCAATCACCCCGCTTGTATTTATCAAAGTGATCATAATTATTGAAAGCCCAATAAGCACCTTTGTAAGCATGTTCATCGGCCATATCCACCCGGTGCATACTGTCAAGGGTACGCTTGTTGATATCACCAATGCCCATACTGGCCATAAGGGTAAGCTGTGGATACTTCTTTTTAATAGCATCATAGAAAATATTGTAGCGCCTGGCATAGCGTGGCCCATGCTGTTCATTGCCGATCTCCACATACTTAAGCGGAAACGGTTTGGGATGGCCACTGGCCGCCCGCACCTTGCCCCATTTGGAATTGACCGGACCGATGGCATACTCAATAGCATCCAGCACATCGTCTACTAGCGGCTGCAGGGAATCCTCGGGGATAAAAGTGCCGCTGCGGTATTCGCAGGACACACCGGCATTGAATACATACAAGGCGTCCGCACCCAGGTCTTCACAAAACTGCAGGTACTCATGATAACCAAACCCATCGCTCGACCAATAACCCCACACACTGTAGGTACCTGGTCTTTTTTCTACGGGCCCCAGGGTGCGCTTCCAATTAGCAGCATTTTCAATATTTATGCCTTCTACAAAACAACCGCCGGGCCAGCGCACAAATGCAGGCTTCAGATTGGCCAGGTAGAGTGCCAGGTCTTTGCGCATACCGTTGGGCCGGTTCTTAAAAGTTTGTTGAGGAAACAGGGATACGAAGTCAAGCCACACGGTACCTGTACTGCCAAAGGAGAACACCAGCCTTGCTTTAAGGTCCGATGCCGAAGGTTTCAGGGTACTGGAATATTTCTTCCAGGTGTTGCCTTTGATATTGTCGAAGACCTGCTTGCCCAGTATTTTGCCATCAGCCGCTTGCAAGGATACCGTCACAGACCCTTTGTAGCGTTCATCCGTGCGGGCATAAAAAGAGAAGTTGTACTGTTCTCCGCTGTTCACGCGGATACCCCAGAAGCCCTCATTCACGAGGTTGTTCCTGCCATCAGCATCCAATGCCTGAATATTAACCTGCATGGAATTGGGTGTAGCTTCATTCAACGGATTGGCCTGGGTAAGCTGTAGTTGAATGTCTGCTTTCGGCCCTGCTTCCAGTGACCAGGCGGGCCATTGGCTGGTAAGCGGCCAGCGCATTCTCCAATCACTCACCCTGGGCTGCAACATGAAATGCGGCGTACGGGCAGTGGGGATCAGCCATCCGTCTTCCACCTTCGTGCCGGCAGGCAGCCTGCTTTCCTCAAAACCCCGGTTCTGGATCAGCTCACCATACAAGCCGCCTTCGCCACCATGACTGATCTCTTCAAAGAAGATACCATGTAATGTGGAAGCAACGGGCGCACCGGGTTTTGAAGCATCGATGGTAATCGATGCCTGGCGCTGGCTATACGATGCGGTTGATAAAAGGGCAAATGATACGAGGGTAAATAGCTTTGTTTGCATGTTAGAGTATTATTTCACGATCCACTCATGGATACCCGTAGCGTGTTCGGCAGGTAATTGCACTTCGAGCTTCAGGGCCGTGGTCTTTATTGGCTCAAACTTTACCAGGTTGTATTTGTCCTTAGCGGTCTCATAATTGCCAATGGGCTGTACAGGCACCCACTCATCGCCCTTCTTATAATAGATCTTCCAGGAAGCAGGAATGCGGCATCCACCCCAGGGACCATCATCAAACCAATAGACCTGTGATTGGGAAACGGTATATTCCTGGTCAAAATCATACTGTACCCATTCGAGGGTATTTTTCTTTGGCCACCAATGCAGGTAGGTACCATTCTGGTCTTTGGAATCCTCCGGCTCATATTGATCATTCAGGGCTTTGAACATGCGGGGGCTCTGGATGGAAGCACTGACCTTGCTTTTGGAAGCAATGGTGGGAGCGGGTTTAGGTTTGGCAGCGGATGCTTCATAAGGGATCCACACCACCATTTCACCCGGACCACGGTTGGCCCAGCTATAGTAAGGAATAGCGGTTACAGTTTGTTCAGATTTGATCAGCTCTTCAGCGTTCACCTGTCTTTTAGTAGATGAACCTTTCATTTCGAGCACGGTAACGCCGTTGAGTAAACCGGGCTTATTGACTGCCTGTATAGCGGCTGTTTTGTTCACCACGATGTTTTGCACTGTACTGTCTTTATTATCGGGACCTTCCAGGCAATAGATCAATGGACCACGCTGTAAGGCAAAACGGTTCTTGTCGTCTTTAACGGTTTCTTTGGCATATACCTTTTGAATGTCCATGGGTAATTCAAAAGCGATCACATCGCCTTTCTTCCAGGAACGATTGATCACGGCATACCCTTTCACCATGTCATACTTCACAGGCTTGCCATTGAGTGTAATGGCCAATGGCTTTGCCCTTTTGTCGGCTCCATAATACAGGTCGCCGGGTACCAACTCTTTCTTAGACCAGCCGGGTACACGCACCTGCAAGGCAAAAGCAGTTGTTTTTTCGGGGCTCACCACGATCTTCACTTTTCCTTCCCAGGGATATTCTGTTTGCTGCTCCAGGTTGATGGTACCGGCAGGCAATGTAATATTGGCCTTGCCACCGGCAAACAGGTTTACATACAGGTTGTTTTTATCCTGAGCATACATATAGCCCGGCATGGAAGGGAGAAAACGTGTCATATTGGAAATACAACAGGCACAGCCAAACCAGGCACTGCGCTGGTGCTGCCCCATGGAAGCAAGGGGGTTGGGATAAAAGAAACGGTCACCACTTAAGGATACTCCGGATAACAATCCATTATACAGAATACGTTCCAACACATCAATGTATTTGGCATCACCATGCAACAGGAACATCCGGTTGTTCCAATACACATTAGCAATCGCCGCACAGGTCTCTGCATAGGCCGACATATTGGGTAATTGGAACGGAGCGCCAAAAGCCTCTCCGGCGCCCGTAGCTCCTATCCCACCTGTGATGTACAGCTTCCTTTCTACCACATCATGCCAGATAGCGTCAATTGCTTTGAGATAGGCTTCATTGCCTGTGAGCGCAGCAATATCGGCCATACCGGTGTACATATAAGCAGCCCGCACCGCATGACCTACGGCTTCAGACTGATCTACTACTTTCTTATTCGCCTGACTGTATTCAGAACCTTTGGGTCCACGAATATCGAGGAAGAACTTGGCCAGGTCGAGGTATTTCTTTTCACCCGTTACCCGGTACAGTTTTGCCAGTCCGATCTCTACTACCTGGTGGCCAGGCGCTTTTTCTTCTTTGCCATAACCAAAGTCCTTTACCAGCAAATCGGCATTTTTGGTAGCAATATTGAGCAGGTTCTTTTTGCCGGTAGCCTGGTAATGCGCCACTGCGGCTTCGTACAAGTGACCGGCATTGTATAATTCATGACTCAGGTCTTCTTCCTTTTCATAACGCTTTGATCCCAGCCATTCATGCGGCTTGGCAGCCTTCATGGTACGGAATGTGTACAGGTAACCATCGGGCTCCTGGGCAGCTGCTATTATCTGGATCAGTGTATCGAGGTAAAGTTCCAGTTTAGGGTTCTTTTGCACCTGTAGTCCATAAGAAGCTCCCTCAATAACTTTGTAGATATCTGTATCATCAAAGGGATATTCCGTGTATTTGTCGGCAGGCATTTTTCCTGCTGCTTTCAGGAAGTTGTCAACACGGCCTGTACGCCTGCACTGGTCGAGTGTATAGGGAATAGTTATATCTGCATTCACCTGTATTTTTGGCGCCCAGAAATGGTCCGTTAAGTGTACATGGGTAAAATCAACGGGCTGTATCGGATAATCTGAATGCTGACCATACATCGGCAACGCAACGGCTAATACGGCAGCCTGCATCACAGTTTTCTTTCTTGTTAGTATTGACATCATATGCGCGGGGCTTTATTAGTGGCAATTTAACACTTAATGAATAATAAAGGATGTCGTTTTGCGACAGCCTTTATTATGGATAATACTGGTTAATCCCCAGCCAATTTAAGCCTATTGCAGATTGCCGGGGATTGCATTTACAATGAGATAACCTGTCTCTTATTAAAGCTTTACACTAAAAATATATTGGTTAATAAATGGTAGTGACTGGCGACACCAGGTTAGCGCTTTTCAGGAAGGTAGCCCTTGATCTTGCGGTAAGTGTGGGAAAAATCAGCAGCATCGGCAAATTGCAGTTCATCTGCTATCTCAGCAATGGACATACGGGTATAAAGCAATCGTGTATCGGCCAGTTTGACCTTATAGGTGAGGATGTATTTCTTCAGTGAAACATGGTACTGCCTTTTGAAATAGGAGCTGAAGTCATCAGGTGAAATATGGAACTCCCGGGCGAGGTGTTCGATCGTGAGCTTGTCTGATTCGTAGATATTATAATTGATATAATGCAGCACATCATGGGTAATGGCCTGCGGGTGTGTGGCCTGCACATAATTGGACTCCAGTATATTCCTGGCCACCATATTGAGCAGGGCCAGTAAACACAAGGTAATATTGCTGTCGGCATAGGACCGGCGGTGACTGGCTTCGGCCACCAGCACATTGAATAAAGCAAAGACGGATACCTTATCGCTCTTTAAATGAATGAGTGATTGCTTGTGTTGCTGTTCGCTGTACAGGATGAATTCCAGTTTTTTAAACTGCTCGGTAGAGAAAGGCAGGACATTCCGTACGGTAGTAGCTTCAAAAAGTAACTGCTGAAACCTGATGAAATGGATGCGGGAGTGTTCTTCCAGGCAAATGGTATTCTTTTCACCCGGAATATGCATAAAGAGATCGCCGGTGTGAAAATGGACCTGTACATCATCGAGCATTCTATGGCCGCTGCCCTCTTCCACAAAGACCAACTCAAAATAATTATCGGCCTGCGGAGAACAGTCCAACACTTCTGTATCATAGGTCACGATCTCCAGTGGCTGAAAGATATTTCTGGGCATAGTTCCTTGAATGTTGACAAATTACCCGGTAAAGGCCGGGTATTAAATTTACAACCTTCTCCTCTTTTAGCCAATTACAGGCGCTGAAAATGAGAAGGATATTCCTGCAATCAGGGAAATAAACGCTTTAGATGTCAGAATTGTTTAGTATTTCCAGGCTGGTCCGGCCTGTGCCGCTTTCAGGTAAGTGTATTTAGATCCTTGTGTAGCCCTTTGTATAGCGGGCTCAACCCAATCGGCGCCGGCTGTAGTCACAGCAGGTGCTGTGCTTTTTATAGCAATGAGCATCTTCCCGGTATAGTTCCACCTGCTATCAGCACTACGGTTTATATCCTTTTTATCACTGGCAATAAATCCTTTCTCAGTTGCTTCCAGGGATCTGCCAAACACTTTATTATCCTGTATGTCGGCATGGGCAGCAGCTGTGATGGATTCATATACTGCGCCCTTTTTTCCTGCATCATCCCAAATGATATTGTTATTGATGGTTACCGTGTCGGGCCCCATCGTCATACCCGGTCTTTTGGAAAAGACGCCTATGCGGATGGCTGGCATATCGCAATTAACGAATACGTTATCACTGATCATGGCGCGCCTTACCTGGAAGTAACCATTGATGGGTGTATTCTCCAGCCCATTGACAAGTGTTACCGGCGCCCGAAAACTCTGCCGGGGCGCCCCTTGCAGGTTATAAAAATAATTGTTGATAGCAGCATGCCCCTCTCCTATGAACCGGATGCCATAGGACAGTTTCTTATTGGTTCCGTCGAAAAAATTGCCATCACATAAGCAATCATTGCCGTGGCGCAGGGTCAATCCACCATCACTCTCTACAAACGTATTGTGCAGGTAGGAGTTATGGCATGATTTATTGGAGATGATCTCGATCTCTCCATCACAGGCCTCAAAACGATTGAATGCTACTATACAGTGGGCTTCGGTAAAGGAGGTTTTGCTGTCGCCGATGCGGATGCTCTCGAGACCATTATCGGCATCAGGGCCATTGAACCGGTTGAGGAAGTAATTGTAACTGATGAGGTGCCTGGCGGGTACGCCGGGCTGCAGCCACACAGTGACTGTAGCACCCAGGTTGCGTTTACTTTTCAGCAGGCACCTCGTCAATACATTGTGTTGTCCAAAGAGTGACACCCATTTGTTGTCAGTATTGAGGCTGTCATTGTTGTAGTCATCAATCACACAATCCTGCACGGTACTATACATGGCATCCTGCTTACCGGCACGGAAGCTGATCACGGAGCGTTCTTTTAATCCTTTCCCGCCATTCTTCCAGGTGAAGCCTGCTATTATGAGGTAGTTGCCTGCGAAAGCCAATGTTGAATTGCCTTCAAAACTTACCTTGCCGGGCGTTTGCGCCATGAACCAGACGGGCTTTTCTTTGGTACCGCGGGTATTAGCGAATTGAATAATAGCATTGTTGTATACTCCGTCTTTCAAAAGTATTCTATCGCCGGCATCGGCTTTGTTTAATAAGGTCACTGCTTCTTCGGGCGAGGAAGTAAGAAAGTCTGTAGCAAATGTTGCTATTGAAAGGATAAGTACAGCAAGTGTGAGTGTTATGTGTTTCATAATAGTCATCGGGAAGAGGTAAATAGCGAGTGGCTAGTGGTGAATGGTGAGTGGTCAGAGGCCGTTTACTGCTAGCCTCTAGCCACTCACCCCTAGCCTCTTAAGAGAAATAGGTTCCGCCGTTGATATCAATATTAGCGCCGGTAATAAAACTGCTTTCATCACTGGCCAGGTAAGCAACGAGGTCGGCTACTTCAGCAGCTTTCCCTTCCCGGCGCAGCGGCGTGCCATTGGCCACATTGGTGCGGATCTCAGGTTTGGTAAATGTATCATGGAAAGTAGTGGCAATCATACCCGGGTCTACTGCATTCACGCGAATACCTTTGGGGCCAAGCTCTTTGGCAATGGATTTGGTAAAAGTAGCCACCGCTCCTTTGGCCGTAGCATACGCCGAAGCACCAAAACCTCCGCCATCACGACCAGCTTGTGAAGAAAAGTTCACGATAGCGCTACCGGCAGGCATCAGGGGTGATACATGCTTGGTAAGCAGGAAAGCCGATCGCACGTTGAGGCCCATCACAAAATCCCAGAAATCAGTATCCATATCGGCCAATTGTTTACGGGCTACCATACCACCGGCTACATTCACGAGGATATGTATGTCTTTACCAAAAGCTTGTTGTGCTGCCTGAATAAGATTTACAACATCGGCATCTTTACTCACATCGCCTTTTACGGCAATGGCTTCACCACCTTTTGCTTTGATCTCCGCCACTGTATCTGCCGCCTGTTGTTCACTGCTTAAATAGTTGATCACTACTTTAGCTCCTTCCTGCGCCAGTTTGATCGAAGTGGCTTTACCAATGTCTCTTGCACCACCTGTAACGATGGCTACTTTGCCTGCTAATTTCATATTGCTGTTATTTGTTTGTAAATGATTGGTTGGGTTTTGCTGTAATGAAGGTGATGCATATCCATGCCAGCGGCACCATCAGCGCGCCCAGTATAAAAAAGGACGTATAACTTGTTTGCGTGATCACGGGTACGATCCAGGTGGTGATCAGGGTTCCCAGTACGGCCGATGTACCACCCATACCTGCCACGGTGCCTACATTCTTTCCATGGAAATAATCGCCGGGCAGGGTTTGTATATTATTGATCAGGAATTGAAAGCCAAATAAGGTAGCGCTGATCAGGGCAATGGCCACATTCACCTGTTCTTTCAAATGATCGAGGTAAAAGGCGATCAGGGTTAAGGATACCAGCATAATGATGCTGCCGATGGTAATGGCCTGCTTTCGCGCTTTGGGTGCCGCTATACCCTTCTTAATTTTAGAAGAGGAAAAGAAACCGCCCATCAATCCACCGATCGCGGCAAACAAATAGGGCACCCAGGCGAAAGCCCCGATCTGCTTCATGTCAAACTGGTACTGCTCCTTGAGAAAGGTAGGCAACCAGGTCACGAACAGCCACCATACGGGATCAATAAAGAACCGGGAACTAATGATGCCCCAGGTGTTTTTGAACTGCAACAGTTGGCGCCAGGTATACACAGTAGTAGCCGTGGTTCTTGCTGCCTCCGCTGCTGCGTTACCCTGTTGAATGTAATCTTGTTCTTCCCTGGTGATCCAGGGGTGTTTATCCGGTGTATTCTTATTGATCAGTAGCCAGGGAATGATCCACAGGAAACCCAGCACAGCGATCACCACAAAGGTGGTCTTCCAGCCAAAGGCCAGGAACAGACCAGCGATCACGGGCGCTGCTACTACGGAACCCAGGGAAGCGCCTGCACCAAAAATGCCCTGTGCGATGGCCCTTTCTTTAGGCGGAAACCACTCGGCATTGCTCTTGGTAGCACCCGGCCAGTTGCCCGCTTCACTGATGCCCAGTAAAAAACGAAAGATATTAAAGGACAAGATAGATCTAGCCAGGGCATGCAAAGCAATGGATATGCTCCAGCCAATGATCGATACGGCCATACCCAGGCGGGTACCAATAGCATCCATCATTTTGCCTGTCACGGTTTGTCCAATGGCATAGGCCACCATAAAGAAAGTAGTGATGAGGGCCAGGGCATTTTTGCTATCGCCATCAGCAATACCAAAGTCCTTATAGATATAGGGCCACATGAAATTGATAGCGCCTCTATCAATATAATTAATAATGGTAGCCAGGCCGATCAGGGAAATGATATACCACCGCAATCCCTTCAGCTTGAATGCTCCCTTTCCTGTGCCCGCTGCCTTGCCGGCAAGGCCGCCGTTGCGGGTTCCCGTTTTCGTTGTTTGTATATCTGTACTTGCTTTCAATACTTACTGTTTTGAGACAACTTATTGATTGGGGATCTTCAGCTTTTGCAGAAATGCCGCAATGGCTTTATTCAATTCAGTGTTCTTATCCCTGGGAAATCCGCCATGCTTGCCACCTTCCACGGTCATGAATTCGGTGATCACTCCCGCTTCCTTTAGCTTTTTGTGCAACTCTACTGATTGTTCATAAGGTACTGTGGGATCTGCATCACCATGGGCAATGAAGACCGGGGGATTGTCCTTGTTTACATAATTAACAGGAGATACCGACCGGGCAAAAGCCGCATCAGTGGCCTTATCTCCCAACCAGCGGGTAGCCGATTTACTCGTAATGTTTTTGCCATAACCCCAGTCCCATACATCGGTGATGCCATATTTGTCGATGATGGCAGCCACCTTAATATTTTCTACACCGGGACAGTTGCCATCAAAGCGGTGATCATTGGCGAGCAGACCAGCCATAAGGGCCAGGTGCCCACCCGCACTGCCGCCCATTATCACGATCTTGTTGACATCTATGTTCAGTGCTTTGGCATTTTTGATCAGGTAGATCAGGGCGCAACGTGCATCTTCCACCGCAGCAGGGGCTGTAGCCTGGCCTGTGAGGCGGTATTCGATATTGGCTACCGCAAAACCCATTTTAAAGAAGGTATTAAATCCCGACTGCGATTCTTTGGTGCCGTGGTTCCAGCCACCACCATGAATATTGATCACCACCGGTGTGGGCTTACCATTGTTGGGCGGCAGGTAGAGATCCAGCTTTTGTTCCCAGTTCTTGCCGCTGGTATATACCACATCTATTTGACGGGTGAAACCTGCCGGTGTTTCTACAGGTTTGGGAGCAGTAGAATCTGCTTGTTGGGCAGTAGCTGTCATAGCGAAGGTGATACCCACCGCT encodes:
- a CDS encoding ABC transporter permease, with product MLQNYLKIAWRNLLRHKSFSLINILGLSTGIAACTIIFLYVRYELTYDRHNTQVDRIARVGTTLHCPGSDMEFGTSPYPLADALKRDFPEIAASVRLDPNPSVISHNNELFSESDFYLTDQSIFSIFSYSFIEGDPAHALQQPNSLVLTEPLAQKYFGDPAAALGKTMICNQKPVTVTGVIASPPANSDILVTGLLSADYSNKRAWMEDFPVYTFILFNSQPDLARFERKMKPIADKYCQPELDKTADKGYSVGFVLEALADVHFSKAKLIDTPKGNRQFSYIFSLLAAFILIIALLNYINLSTARATERAKEVGVRKVNGARPLQLIRQFLFESFLLIAIAWIIAFTIVLLALPYFNTLLNAQLSLSWRGSTLFMACIFVVTILLAGLYPAFIQSRFRPVEILKGKWRYSSKGIFLRRMLTTAQFVITAALITGTVVIYSQMKYINNKDTGYVKEQVASIHISNDSLAQRAAPSFIQSLKELPAVKAVSAGSGIHPDALSIATTFAGSGSKKREIMCNYFFIDKELLPLLQIRLKEGRNISDSLSTDKTEAFLVNEAFVEKMGWTSALGQSMEGFGHKGRIVGVVRNFYYKSLHNVIEPLIMVYHTDITMSITIKIQPKDLPLVATAWKAHYPATPFDYSFLDESYKEQYDKDRLTMKLFSYFTILAILISCLGLLGLVSLMAVQRTKEIGIRKVLGASVQQLISLLTRDFVKLIIIASLIALPLAGIAMSQWLTSYAYHISLTWWMFLLPVVLILLIALTVIGQQVIRAALANPVTALRAE
- a CDS encoding alpha-L-arabinofuranosidase C-terminal domain-containing protein; amino-acid sequence: MQTKLFTLVSFALLSTASYSQRQASITIDASKPGAPVASTLHGIFFEEISHGGEGGLYGELIQNRGFEESRLPAGTKVEDGWLIPTARTPHFMLQPRVSDWRMRWPLTSQWPAWSLEAGPKADIQLQLTQANPLNEATPNSMQVNIQALDADGRNNLVNEGFWGIRVNSGEQYNFSFYARTDERYKGSVTVSLQAADGKILGKQVFDNIKGNTWKKYSSTLKPSASDLKARLVFSFGSTGTVWLDFVSLFPQQTFKNRPNGMRKDLALYLANLKPAFVRWPGGCFVEGINIENAANWKRTLGPVEKRPGTYSVWGYWSSDGFGYHEYLQFCEDLGADALYVFNAGVSCEYRSGTFIPEDSLQPLVDDVLDAIEYAIGPVNSKWGKVRAASGHPKPFPLKYVEIGNEQHGPRYARRYNIFYDAIKKKYPQLTLMASMGIGDINKRTLDSMHRVDMADEHAYKGAYWAFNNYDHFDKYKRGDWDVYVGEYATNAGVGSGNMLAALNDAVYIMGMERNGDLVKMSSYAPLFENVNTRHWPVNLINFDAGRSFGRISYYAIKMMNDHRADQNLQTTVTLPPSANPIPQFAGGIGLATWDTQTEYRDIEVIKGGATIYKSDFINRPQEWQSIRGKWVVKDSALAQTVQGAQRLNILTGKTFDTYTLKLKARKTGGTNAFIIPFAVKDGAQHMRVHIGSYVNLNSVVELVSDSFSVADMMPQKRLPAPIQTGRWYDITIEVGTDKVECYLDGNLLFTYREPNKFFSIAGRDQKTGDIIVKMVNGSETRYSTYINLEGIAGVAPTAMLISLQADAPQAENSLDQPEKYIPVSTTLTGIKPSFETSVKPYSISILRIKDATWKKQVYK